GTAACATCAAAAGTGAGAATATTTCGtgcttttctttgaaatttaccCTTAGTCATTATATACTATTTGAAAAATAGCTCATTGAAAGTTTTCGAAAGACtttcaaagtttttgaaagactttCAAAGGAAAGCGTGAAATATTTTGGTGTTACTTAGAATATTTAGCTAGtcaagaataatataatttttaagaaaattcaactaGACTAGAAAAAGCGTGTTTCACTTTAATATTGTATACATTGTCAGTCTATATGAAAAATATGACTCAAACTTTAACTATACAAGTAATGATCTCACccgttgttgttttttttccaacttttactttgtttttagcAATTTCTAGGTTTTATCTAACCTAAGGTAAGACTTTAGACAAGTCTCTCCTTTATATGCACATTCCATTAGTAATTGATTTAATCCTCAGTTAAATCTCTACTAAACACTCTAATTATCAAATACTCCAAGGATCATacaaaataagaatattttacGCTTTCCTTTGAAATTTACCCTTAATCattaaatatcatttgaaaaataGCTCATCAAAGTTTTTGAAACTTACCAAGAAATACCTCACTATGAGatgaattttgattaaaaatttcaagCAACCTTGCACTGAAGTAACAAATGGTCTGGAGTCTTTgcaaaaaaagataacaagaTTGATAAACTGGAATTAACAGTCTGCTAAAAAGAAAGGATTTTGTATATAATCTATTTTGCACAGCTAACCATAAAAATGTCTGAATCTTTAGGGGAGCTGCGGAATCCTAGATGTTTGGTGTAAAAGAGCAAGTTCCATGATAATCCAACCCATAAATTAGTGTACCACAAGATTTAACTGAAAATTTCCCATCTCTTTCAATATTGATCCAGATTTTAGCATCTAGTTTCCATTGAAGCAATTGAGAGGGTGggagtgttttttaaaagcgtttcttgatattttaaatcattttaatatgcttatcttaaaaaattattggcatacttttctgAACACCACACTAACACACTGAATCTCATTTAGAAAGCattgcagtaaaaaaaaagctcaaaagcCCTTAAAAATCTCAAGTCCAGCCCAACTTCCAAGTCCAGAATCCATTATACCCAGAACCCATGTTCGAAATTGTCGCAAAAGTGAACAGACTCGCCATTCCCGACTACAAATCTAGTGCTATTTCTTGAAGTTTCTACACTAATTCCTGAtggatttattgtttttattattcccTGCCAAAATACCTGATTGTTTCTTGCTGCAATAAGGAAGACCATTCTCAAAACTTACGAGGTACTCAATCGCTCCATTTACCTTTACATTCTGTGCTTAGTCACCAAAGCCATTTGAATAACATAGCTTTATTCTTTTCGAGTGAGAATTGATACTTGAACCTCCACTGATAATTCCGTATAATCTTGAATGTTATTAGTTATTGGtgcataaatcaaataatacaaTGCAAGCAAAAATGATCTAGATGAGCATACAACTTAATTATCCTGTTGTTCTTGTTGAGATAAATCTGACCTATTTCCATGTTAATTATCAAttgattttgagattttatttgaaaaacgaAAAGATAACTTAATATGGAAATTCGACTTTGGAACATTGATTTCAATCTTTCTACTTTCTTGCTGCACACGACCTCCCCTCCTACCccccttcttcttttctttttctttttctattaacaattttgataattacgtgtttagaaatgtaattataattatttttaaaatattttttatttaaaaaagtatattaataatatttttttatttttaaaacacaacaaaaataaactagCAACAAAGATCAGGTGGCTAGTTCCTCTTATTGGGCTAAGAGATTCTTTCTCGAAAATTTGTTTGTGATGATGCAAGGATTGGATAATTTCATTTTCCTCCTTGAAATTTAGGTCCCAAGACTTTTGCTCGATCGCTTCCTGAACTTTTCGAAAAGGTTCagtttacccttcaaatcaatcTCCATTAAGAGAACTAATGGAAGGTGACTTTCATGTCATTAGTTTTCTTTCCAATTGTGCATTCtttgattaattatatatttcttcatGTATGGATTCTTTTGCTAATAAATTGTAgttcaattaatattaatattctcTGTTCTCTTTCAAGTGATCTTGAGTttgaacatctttttttttgtaagaaaaaatgaatgaattgtttcaatttttctttatagatttgaataattttataggataattgagaatttataattaaattagtagttattcatttttaaattttagttccACTGAATTATGACTATCTTTCTctcacaaacaaataaaaaataataataaaaaagacaaataaacaaaaagaatgtttgtttttattattaaaaccatgttttttaatttttttatatttttaaattattttgatatattaatattaaaaataatttttttttaaaacctctaatttatataattttttttttaaaatataattcacaCCACCTTTCCAAACACTACCAAACAGGGCTTCCCTCGCTTGTAAAAGTCGTTTTAATTTCCACGTAATATCTCACTCCCCCCCTGCCACTGCTGCCTCTCTCCACTTCACTCCACTCCACCGCCTGATTCTCCCTCCAAACACCACAACTATTCATTTTAAAGAATCGCTAACAGAAACAAGACAAAcagaaacttttttttgttttaagaaaaaaaaacaccgtaATGTGGCGACGGAGCTGTAGCACGGCAACCAATGCCTCGACCGCACTGAAGGAGAAGAAATGGGACGCGCTGGTGATCGGCGCCGGCCACAACGGCCTAACAGCCGCCGCTTATTTAGCTGGCTCCGGCCTATCCGTCGCCGTTCTTGAACGCCGCCACGTCATCGGCGGAGCTGCCGTAACGGAAGAACTGATTCCAGGCTTCAAGTTCTCTCGCTGTAGTTACCTCCAAAGTCTTCTCCGTCCTTCACTCATCAAGTATACTACATGCACAAAATctctattttcattttgttttttttttttttttaagtccgCGTTTGTCCTGTCGTTTTATTTATCCGTGCTTGAAGAGAGTTGGAGTTAGGGAGGCATGGATTGAAGTTGTTGAAGAGGAGTCCGTCGTCGTTTACGCCGTGCTTAGATGGAAGCTACCTTTTATTAGGGCCTGATAGAGAGCTTAATCATTCAGAGATCTCTAAGTTCTCTGTTAATGACGCCAATGCATATCACAGGTAATGattagttttctttctttctttctctcttaattagtttttaccTTTGagataaatggttttttttgtttattattatttttttttataaaaaaaactggcaTTTGCAGATATGAGAAGCAGCTAGAGAGTTTCTGTAAGTTGATGGATCCTTTGTTGGACTCGCCACCACCAGAAACTGCGCAAAATGGAGCGTCTTTTAATGAGCGATTGAAGGACAAATTGAGAAAATCGGCATTTTGGGCAAGCTTTATGCGGCAAGCGCTCTCATTAGGGCAAAAAGATTTGGTGTAAGAGCTCTTTTAGTGATCCAAGTCCGTGGGTTTGGTTAGGTAGTAGAACTAAGTAAGAAAAGGCGATTAGGAATGCTGATATTCAAACTTTGAATGTTAGGATATGCTTGTTGATTTTGGCAGGGATTTTATGGACCTTTTGTTGTCTCCAGCTTCGAAGGTTTTGAATAAATGGTTTGAGGTTTGTTATCTAACTAGTTTTCTTCGTACTTTATTCTCTAattcaaagaaggaaatttttgagaagttttttttgttaattcctTTCATTTGTTTATATGTAGCATGTTCATAATGTGTTTAAGTTCAAgaatcaacaataaaataaaaactgtttaaagcatacAATTATAAGTGGATGTCACTCATTTTTCTCTAATGGTAACAAAGTGATTGCAACTAATTTTGATGAAGTTTTGGTGATTACATTTGCTTTGTAAATATGATATTGTTTATAATATGCATTGGATTCGAATCTTTGctgtgtttttatgatttttggcTTTTTAATCTTCTGCTGCTGAATTTACAGACAGATGTTCTTAAGGCAACTCTTGCAACAGATGCTGTGATAGGTTCTACGGTAAGATTCCAGCACCAGTGTGGAAAATTAGTTTTAGATCTAGTCCATTTCATGTAAAACACTCAGCAGGCAGCAGCACACAGTGCACACGCAGAGGCATGCCTATTAACTTACTCCCCTctaatgatgaaaatatggggGAGAGGGGGTTCGGAAGAAGAAAGCAAATACTGTGGATTGAAccatttttttggtttcttgaatGTATATGCAGGCAAGTGTCCATACACCAGGGAGTGGATATGTTTTGCTACATCACGTGATGGGAGAAACTGATGGGGAACGTGGAATTTGGTCGTATGTATATCCATTtctgttttgatgtgttgattgtCAATCACAGAAATAGAAAGCTGTAAATTGCCtagatatctttattttttattgctctaATGTGTTATCAGTactcaccttttcttttttttttaatcggaaCCAGGCTAATCTAACTAAATTGTGATGTGGCATTGAATCTCAGTGCAGTCATTTTGTCTTCAAAAAGGAAAGGTTTCTGCATCGACCATCAGTTTAACAAGCAAAGCTTGTAGAGCTTTCATTATGAGTTGAGAGTACCTCCAATATGCATATGCTCTTTGTATGTGAAACATTAGGATTGTTATGTTGAAGCTCATGAAATAAACTTACTCTAATCTTCTTTAACTAACTCACAACTTTGGCTTCATctaaattctcaatttaattcatttgactcatcttttcttttccttacaTATTGTTCCTCACACATTTTCTTCTTTCAGATGTATAAAAACGTAGTGTGCCTTTGTCACATTATAAGCACCACATTCATCAGCAATTATACATGAGAAGTCATATTATTTGTAGGTATGTTGAAGGTGGGATGGGTTCAGTATCCTCTGCTATCGCAAATGCTGCTAGGGAATCTGGGGCTCATATTGTGACAAGTGCAGAGGTATCTTTGGTTCAATTACTGTTATCTTTCTTAAGGCACCCGCTACAAGTGAAAACAAACAATATACATCTTAGAAAAAAGGAAAGTAGCTATCTTTGGATGGATAACTGATTGTTTGTCCCTGAACTGCCTACCTCTTAATATGAGGTTTGGAATCATTCTTGATGCGAACTCAGCTGAAGTTAATTCATGATGCCTTGATCATCATTTCTTTTCTCTACATGAATATGGCTTTGTATGTTCATGTTAGCATCTGTTACGCTTTGGAGATTAAGTTGAATTTCTTATGCTACTTCTGAAATGCCTTAATGATGATGGTAAGGTTAATTGAACTTAATTAGCTAAGATATATTGATTCATCAATCACTGTCTTGTAGTTGAGAGCCAATCATGCTTTCATTTCCTAAACTTCACTTGTTTGTATGTTTAGCTGTTTGCATTGGTGCCTTGTGGAATTGTTCTAGGctatctttgatattttcttttctttgtccagGTTTCACAATTGATGATCAAGGATTCTGACACTGTGAATGGGGTTAGTTCATTAAGCAATTCTATATATTAAGTGTGtttaaaatctcaaatcaaACTAATCAGATACAGTGAACATGATCAAATTATTTAGGTATTACTGGCTGATGGTACAGAAGTTCTCTCTCCAATTGTTCTGTCAAATGCCACTCCTTATAAAACTTTCttggtaaaattttaattctgtTCTTCCATCACTATTTTTTCTGAGATGAACAGCCTATTGAGTTTGTAAAAGCGATATTGGAAATATCATGTATACCATGTATACCgagcttttgtttttaaattaacttatgtCCTAAACAAACTTTGATTTTGGTGATGTATTATGCATTTTTGGCACAGGAATTAGTCCCTAATAATACCCTTCCTGATGATTTTACCCGGGCCCTGAAGTACTCTGACTATAGCTCTGtaagcttggttttttttacttgaaatttcTGTCATACATGCATTGCTTGATTCTATTTAGACCCAATCTTCGTGGTTCTGCAAACAAATACAGGCAACTACAAAGATTAATCTAGCTGTTGATAAACTCCCCCAATTTCAATGCTGCAAGTTGAATCATCCTGATGCTGGTCCTCAGCACGTGGGCACTATTCATATTGGTTCAGAGAGGTATCTTTTTAGATCTGCAGTACTGTTCTGTTGGTTCTTGACCTAATCTGTAAGACtcttgatttttaagttttaaagtGGGGTTTGAGACCCAAATAGAGTAGAAGGATCATAACCCAATCATGGTCCAAAATTTTCTTCTAGTTTTCTGCTAGCTGATCTCAATTTAGGGAGACACTAGAACTTGCATGGTGatgtaattgattgatttagcCAGCTTTTCTTTTGCTGCTGTTTGTATAATGTGTTTCAGTTTGTAATTTGTTAGAAATGAAACAGGAAGTAGGGGTGTGTCTACTGAACAGGAAACTCATTTCTGCTGATTTTCTTACTAGTGACATCAAGCTGGAAAGAAATAGTGGTAATAATGCTAAAAGTTCTTAGCACTAGTGTTAGATATCTTGTAGAATTGCTGGTCGTTGCAATGGTGGCTGGAAAAAACATCCAGCCCAGTGGACAGCTACTGACAACCGTTAAACATTACTGGATGATCCCGCAAACAAACTATCACCAccttttattattagatttgattttacTACCTTAATGGAGAATTGACAATCCACTGCTcacttttgttttgtgtttctttAAAAGTATGGAGGAGATTGATTTGGCTTGTCAAGATGCTGTCAATGGGGTACCATCAAGAAGGCCAGTTATCGAAATGACAATTCCTTCTGTATTGGACAAAACTATTTCTCCTCCTGGTACATGAAACTTTGTTTTTGATGCAACTTAATCTGTTGTAATTTCCTGTATTGGACAACACCATTGGAATGTTACCCTCTCTTTGCAGGTAAGCATGTGATCAATTTGTTTGTCCAGTACACACCCTATAAGCCATCAGATGGAAGCTGGGGAGATTCTGCTTATAGAGTAAGTTAAATTGTTGAAATTTTAGCCTCTACTTCCAAGGTTGGGAACTTAAACATTACTGTGACCTTATAATTGGCCCCCCGGTGCCTACTATCTAGGCTGAGTCTCTCAGTGTTTGACCAGAAGATCtcgtttttcttcttttacaatGTCAGCTAGTACTTATTGCAGTCTTAAGTTTTATACGTGATAATGCTTCTAATTTCTTATGCTACATGTGATTCTCACTTCCATTCAGTAAAAGGTGCAAGTTTCATCTTTTGAACtctgaaaaaaattgatctgctTTATAGGAATCATTTGCACAAAAATGTTTTAGCTTGATTGAGGAATATGCCCCTGGATTCAGCTCATCAATCATTGGCTATGACATGTTGACTCCACCAGATCTTGAAAGGGAAATTGGTCTTACAGGTACCTTTTCGGCACCCATTATCTGCATTTGGATCTTAGACAGGTCATTTCGTAACAATAAATGAGACAAGGAATGCAGCCTCGAAGTTACCGCCATTAGATAATTAGAATCAGGTCCTCGTAGTACACAATCTTCAaaagatgatttgtttttaagcgATCAGTCTCAAATTTAACTGAGCTCCAGATTCTCCAGGTTCTTAACAAGCTACAAAATATCCTGATACTTGAATGGTTTCTTACAGGAGGGAATATATTCCACGGTGCTATGGGATTGGATTCCCTTTTCCTCATGCGACCAGTGAAAGGATGGTAACTCAAACAATTGGATTTTTAAAGAGTAACAAATAGGATGttgttgctaaaaaaaaaataaaaaaaatcatgcatggtattctaaacaaattattttttcttgaccaTACAGGTCGAGCTATAGGACTCCTCTCCAAGGGCTGTATTTGTGTGGAAGCGGAACCCATCCAGGGGGTGGTGTGATGGGCGCACCTGGACGCAATGCTGCACATGTCGTTCTTCAAGATGTTGAAAAACCTTGAACCGATTCTCTTGTAGTGTGTTTGGGATTcccaaaaattttgaattttttttttatattttcaaattgtgATGTatggatattaaaaataattttttaaaaataaaaataattttaatatgtttttacataaaaaaacacttttgaattATCACTCTTCTCAAACAGGTATAATTATTGTTTCTCTACACGGGTCAGTAACAATAACATCATATAAAAgaacttttgtttcttgatgattgatctgttttctttctcttatttCCTTAAAATAACTTTATCCTTGGAATTGTTTCAAAGCCTAGACAACAAGCTCATAAGCAGCTTAGCAATTAAGATCTGTGGCTCTTCCTGAATCAACAGTTAAAAAAGTAGGGGTTTCCCCGGCTGTTCCAAGGCCTATTTCAATGCAAGAATGTTCGGAAATCACAAACGGGAAATATCATAGAACAAACAGCAGCAATATAAAGATTTTCCGATGGCTAGCCTTGAGCATCCAATTTTTACCGAATTAGTTAGCCACAAATCTAGATTATAGAATCTAAATCTCTGTTTAGCATTGAAAGAATTGCTAGTGCATCAAACTCCGTTTACTGCATGAGCTTGCATCAAAAATGTTTGACTGCCATAACATTTTGAAGAGTCCATCGATCGTTATTCCAACATCGTTCTAGATAATGTATTACCGGCTCCGCCAACCAGAAACTGTTTTGGGGACTAATGAGATGGAATTTGAGGCTGCTTCTAACCTGCATCAATTTAGATATAATCCATTAACTCATCGTAGCCATGGACAATAACAGTACACACatgagggagggagggagggaggactttgatatttcttcaacgGCTCTCATAACTTCTATAGAACTTGTTTCCAACACTTGACCTCCAGAAATTATCTCATCTATAATAGCATGGAGCTgcaaaagaaagatgaaagctTAGTTTCAATGGAAAATATTTCCATCTATACTACTGGCAAATCGAACATTAAGAACTTCAGGTTATATGATCAAGTGAAAACTCCTAAAAAAATAGTCAACTGATTCGATGTTGGAGATTTCCACAAGCAATTGGCAATTAAATCTCTGAAATGCATGCCCTCCTATCCTGTGGGTAGTGAAATAAATATGCAATAATGTCGGTTGAGTAATTTTCTTTATCCTATTTAGAAGTTGAAAACCTAAATCCCACAGCACTATCGGCGTAACAAAAAagctaagaagaaatggggaaTCCACATACCTTGCTGTAATTGAACACAATGTCAAGCTCGCATACATTCCTGAAGCACTTGTCCAATGTTTCTACAAAAACTGAAAGGCAGGAGGGTTTACATAAGCATAAAACACAAAAGGAATGTTAGCAATAAAATAAAGGAAGCACTTATATTTGTGAGAAGAACACGACCAATAAGCTTAATCTTTTGTCCTTCATAATGCAGGTTAAAAGGATAGCAAAAGCTATCATCAATCTAAAAAGGGTCCTAAAAGTTGTCGACTGTGCTGTTTCAAGTgctaaatataagaaaaaaatccactTCAAATGACAATAAATCTTCAGACCATAAACCGTAAAGCCGCCAaccaaatgaacaaaaaatgCAGTTAAATCAGTTGAtggtttttgatatattgaaaCATCCAGTTTTCCTCAAGTGTTTTTGCCTCTATCAAACAATTATCAATACCAAAGTTCAATTCTATACAATTCCAATGCCATTCAGCCCGCCTCCTTGCATCTTTCTCGCAGCTAAATCATTGGTTCATTCAATACTCCAAAATTCTCAAAATCCATCAGCCTCTCTACCATCTACCTTCCACTTGATAACAGCTAGCAATAAGTCATTTTGCAATAatccatttttttcatatcattcAATCATGATTAGTGAAGGTAGTAGTACCTTGTATGAGATCAAGCATCGCAAGCTCATTCTCAGAACTATCAAACACAAAGACAAAGTACAATGTTGCATAATGTTTGTACACAAGACGACTATCCTGCCCACATAGAACAGAAAAATCATAGAAATCCCCAAATGCAAAGACAACCAACCGCAATCAAATCATATCAAAATTcagaaatgaaacaaaataagaaaatttaccGGGCCGAAGATTGAATCAGCCTCCATGAAATTGCTAACTTTCTCAGCTCTACTACATAACACTATGgcacataaaaatcaaaacccagaaTCAGAAATGACACAATCATCAAcaggagcaaaaaaaaaaaacaaaagtgatcAGATCAATCTCAACCTCCAAATACACCGCGTATAAGCTCTTGCTGCTTCTCTACAGTCTGACATCATcaaagaaacaatttttttataatttgttcgTGAATCTTTATGAAAGAAAGtttgttaaagaaataaattgttACCAAAAAATCGTAGAATTTGGTAAGGCGAGGTTTGCCTTGGGTGTTAATCACCAGCACCGCTTTTATCATGCTTGCTTTCTCAATATCTTGTGCCTCCTGATGATTCCTAGTTCCGGTGTTTCCAGCTTTTGGGTTATCTTCTCTCGCTCCCTGTTAGCTGTATGTATCTTGTGTTATTATCTATGTCTCCTTCAGTCCTTCTCGAATGGAAATTTGCTAGTAGATCCAGAAGAAATGTTTTATTCGTAGTTATAAGAATCGATCCGAGGTGGATCTGGTTCAAGTCCAAGGCCTAGGTCCATTGTCAGGTAGACCGACTCAGGTGACACtcagattaatttaatttttgaaaaaagattcaaatccctattgttttcataaaaaaaaaaataatcagggtTTTTTACTAGGCCAACACAAGCTAGATTTTGAATCTTATTGGGTTGATTTATTGGACCGAATCAAGAAtaaatttattgagatttttctAGATAATGgtttaaaaacttaattccCAAAGCAAGGAGttttttaagttgtatttttcaaattaggGTATACGTACACTGCACATCAGCAATTTGCAGCCTTTCttctttataatattaacaGAATTCTaactaaatcaaaattttttattccaaatgtattgattaaaagaatagaaaataaaagtagTAAACTCTCTCTCATTTCTAGCCCAACTCCTCCATCTAATATTTCAATCATGGCAATTTATATAGCTCTGTATTCAGCTTCTAAATTAGATaagactattattttttttaatgaataaatataGTACAAttgagtaaatatttttttattataaaattaagtatcttgatctatatttatctcttaatttttttattttatttttaattattgttattgaatttttatttatttagtcacataaataattatcaatatatttaattaaatacttatataatattttaaatttacactttaatttttttttaacgtaaaCAACGCATAAAAAAAGCTTACatatcccttttttttaaaaaaaaaaaatccatgacaGAACACGCTCAGATTAAATAGCTAGtaataacaaaataagaagGTGGTAGCAATAACTAACGGGGAAAAAAAATCTCCCAGTTAGAAGCCAGAAAAGAATGCAATCTCACTCCAAGTGGCATCATTCTCAAGCACAATTTCTTCAGATTTTTACATGAACTGATCAATAAAATTGGACTCATTTTAATTCAAGAAAACTGATTATTTATCCTAAATATCCGATCAACAAGATGTAAGTGGGATCTCCATATCTTCCTTCTCAAGAGATTGcagcaaaatgaaaaaagaattgCCAGTTTCTCAGCATCAATTAGGACGTTATATATAGTAAATCAGTATTTATGTTCCTTCACCTGATGATATAATGAACACAGatgtttttctcatatttttcccTAGAAGGCATTTAATTAGCGATTTGCATGCccttattaatttcaattaattcaCATAAATAACGCAAAACAAGAGCTACCTCCTATTTCTGAAGTCTTAAACTGATATGCCCATTATTTGATGAAGATTGGCTAGTCCTTTGATCATCACTTTTTGCTGATGAACCTTCTGGGAATGCACCAGTATTTTGCTGCTGCTGAGTTGATGCAGCTAAGAGAGACCTCGCCAGCTCGAGCTCCCGGTCTTTATCTGACAAGGCTTTCTTAAGTTCTTTCACCTCcttcaaaatatatagcaatgtTGAAACTCTGAGTAATTAGTTGATATTTGATTAATGTCTGCAGAActttattcttatttaaaaatacaaaaaaggaGTCTCATGAGCTTCAATTCATTTTTCACTTCAACATAGAGATGTAATTTGACTAATTTCCTGATACCAGTTGAGTGTAAATTAGCAAGAACAAGAAAGGAGCTTAAAGGTATTTCTTGTAAATAAAACAACACAACATGAATACATATGACATAAAAAAtgtttacaataataaaaagttgttaGAGGGCaacattgaaatattttaaagttttgaaaTGGAAGTGGAACATTGATAATTTATAAGGGTAAAAATATCCTTCACccaatattcaaataaataaataaaaaacaagaagaagttaGCTACTATTTCATAGCAAAAAGGAGATTCGATATGGCTTTACAGCAAAACAATGCTAAATTCTGAGGTAAAGCTAACATGTATACATGTCAGTAAAGATAAAGTCAACAATATAGaatatttcctttttcttttttctttttacaagcCGCCAATTCTTTCTTCTCGTTcttatttttgaatttgaacactcgcgtatttttaaaaaactttaatcgatcatatttcaaatataattattgattttaaatccAGTGATTtcaagtaagaaaaataaaaccataaaatgttatttttttatattttctcataCACCAAATTATTATGAGcaaaatgttttatatttaataaagatgacattaacgtttttttttaattcttttttttcaatgatatatatttatatataatttctatatttttaaaatgacttggGTGTTGCGTGGAAGTAAACAGACgatgatcaaataaataattgattatgcACTTTTCCATTATGCAATCTACTTGAGAAAAAGAACGAGTATAAAGGAAATTAGCATCATACCTCATCAGCACTCGACACTGACATGCCTGCGTTTCCTAGCTCATACCTTAATATAGCCAACGAACATTGCCGTTGCTCCTCCTTTCTTGTTGAAAATTGCAATCAAACATCATTGAATttgatgttagaaattcatgtAGTCATCggttaaaaaaagcaaatattttttcaatactaATTATTTAGGTATTATTTGAAGttgtagtaataattattttttattaattttaggaatACTTACCGCCGTCAAATTCCAACAACTAAGAACTTGGACGTCTTCAAATCGGAAGTATTCATAGCGTTCGCTCAAACCAAGATGTAGCATAAGAAAGCTGACATGAGTGAGTAGCTCTCCACCTCTCCTCAGTTGCTAGGCATGTTCTTTCCATGGGCAATGAGCTGCAGCATAAGCAAGCATTTCTATCCAAACTTCATTTATCGTCCTCCATCGCTTCTCGAGTCCCCATGACCGCAGTTGCCTGGCGAGCCAATATCCACCATCTAGCACTGACTTGGTTGTTCTCCAGTCGCTCAGAAAGTCACTCTCAGCTGCAGTGTATGATTCAATGCGGAGCAGTATTGTATCGACAACATCCTTCTTACTCGGTGCCTTCTCGCCTGTTTCAATGACTTTTCCTAAAAGCTCCAGGTCCTGGCA
This Populus alba chromosome 7, ASM523922v2, whole genome shotgun sequence DNA region includes the following protein-coding sequences:
- the LOC118063311 gene encoding uncharacterized protein, with the translated sequence MWRRSCSTATNASTALKEKKWDALVIGAGHNGLTAAAYLAGSGLSVAVLERRHVIGGAAVTEELIPGFKFSRCSYLQSLLRPSLIKELELGRHGLKLLKRSPSSFTPCLDGSYLLLGPDRELNHSEISKFSVNDANAYHRYEKQLESFCKLMDPLLDSPPPETAQNGASFNERLKDKLRKSAFWASFMRQALSLGQKDLVDFMDLLLSPASKVLNKWFETDVLKATLATDAVIGSTASVHTPGSGYVLLHHVMGETDGERGIWSYVEGGMGSVSSAIANAARESGAHIVTSAEVSQLMIKDSDTVNGVLLADGTEVLSPIVLSNATPYKTFLELVPNNTLPDDFTRALKYSDYSSATTKINLAVDKLPQFQCCKLNHPDAGPQHVGTIHIGSESMEEIDLACQDAVNGVPSRRPVIEMTIPSVLDKTISPPGKHVINLFVQYTPYKPSDGSWGDSAYRESFAQKCFSLIEEYAPGFSSSIIGYDMLTPPDLEREIGLTGGNIFHGAMGLDSLFLMRPVKGWSSYRTPLQGLYLCGSGTHPGGGVMGAPGRNAAHVVLQDVEKP
- the LOC118063312 gene encoding AP-3 complex subunit sigma, coding for MIKAVLVINTQGKPRLTKFYDFLTVEKQQELIRGVFGVLCSRAEKVSNFMEADSIFGPDSRLVYKHYATLYFVFVFDSSENELAMLDLIQVFVETLDKCFRNVCELDIVFNYSKLHAIIDEIISGGQVLETSSIEVMRAVEEISKLEAASNSISLVPKTVSGWRSR